TCACCAGGGTCTGCCCTATATGTTCCAGATGATGAATGAAGCCCGGATCAACGTGGGCTTAGGGGCGGCCGGTATCGCCTCGGCCGCTTATTATGCCTCTCTGGAATATACCCGGGAACGTTTGCAAGGGATAAAAATTTCCGCCAAAGATCCTGCCACTCCGCAAATCCCGATCATTGAGCATGCCGATATCAAGCGGATGCTCCTTTTTCAACGGGCCATTACGGAAGGGTCCTTAGCCATCTTATTGCAATGCAGCCGATATGTGGACCAGATGAAGATCACCGAAGGGGAAGAAAGGAATCGGTACCATTTATTGCTGGATTTACTGACCCCTGTTGCCAAGACTTATCCATCGGAAATGGGGATCCTGTCCATTAGTCAGGGGCTCCAATGTCTTGGAGGGTATGGCTACTGCGACGAATTCCTCCTGGAACTCTTTTATCGGGATGCCCGTATCCACCCCATTCATGAAGGAACGACCGGGATACAGGGACTGGATCTGCTGGGCCGTAAGGTTTTAATGAAAGGGGGGAAGGCCTTCAGTCTTTTTGTGGAAGAGGTCCAAAAGACGATCCGGGAGGCCGAAACAGTTCCCACCCTGAATCCTTATGCCCGGATGCTGGGGGAGGCCCTGGAGTCGTTAAAAAAGATTACCGGCTATCTGGTCAGCCTGGGCCAAGAAGGAAAAACGGAGCTCTTCCTGGCCGATGCCACCTTATACCTGGAGCTTTTCGGGATCATCACCATCGCCTGGCAATGGCTCCTCCAGGGTTTGTCCCTGCAGAAGGCCCTGAGTACCGACCTTTCCGCGCTGGAACGGCAGTTCTATCAAGGCAAGTTCCATACCATGCGTTTTTTCTATCATTACGAACTGCCTAAAATTCAAGGTCTGCTCCAGAGGCTGAAAGAAAGCGACGGATTAACCATTTCCATGGACAAGTCTCTATTCGTCGATTAATAAGGCCTCATTTTTTTCTTGACAAGGTGGCCCTCTTTCTTTTAACCTGTATTTTATTAATACGTTTGGGGATCAAAGATCGAAAACGATGGGTAAAAGACTTTTCAGCTTTAGCTTTTGGTATTACTTTTATTATTACTGCCTACCGGTCTGCCCATCGCTCAGGATGCCTTAAAGAAACTAAATAAAAATAGAAATCAAAAAAGCCATGGGGAGACGAAAAGATGCTCTCCATGGCTTTTTTATTTTTAAGCCCTGGAAGGCTGAAAGAACCCAGGCCATTCGAAAGGGAGTCAGCAATGGTGATCGTGATGAAAAAGTATGCCCAAGAAGACGAAGTCAACCGGGTGATTCAATGGATTGAATCAGTAGGCTACCAGACCCATCCTTCCCGGGGTGTGGAACAGACCATCATCGGGGTGGTCGGAGACGACCGGGGGAAGGCCCAATTAAAGTCTGTGGAGCACCTTCCGGGGGTGGAAAAGATTGTGCCGATCCTTAAGCCCTATAAACTGGCCAGCCGGGAGAGCCGGGCCGGGGATACCCTTATCCGGATCGGGGATTTCGAAATCGGAGGTCCGGAATTTGTGGTCATGGCCGGGCCCTGCTCTATCGAAAGTGATGAACAACTGATGGAAAGTGCCTATATCGTAAAAAAAGGGGGTGCCCAAATCTTGAGAGGCGGGGCTTACAAGCCCAGGACCTCTCCCTACAGCTTCCAGGGGTTGGAAGAAGAGGGGCTGAAGCTTTTGAAAAAAGTGCGGGATAAAATGGGCATCCCGGTGGTCACCGAGGTCATGAATACCACCGAGGTTGAACTGGTAGCCGAGACCAGTGATATCCTGCAGATCGGGACCCGCAATGTCCAGAATTTCGCCCTCCTGAAAAAAGTGGGCCAGACCCGAAAACCGGTCCTTTTAAAAAGGGGCATGATGACCACCATTGAAGAGCTGCTGATGTCGGCCGAATACATCCTTTCCGCCGGAAACGATCAGGTCATCCTCTGCGAGCGGGGCATCCGGACCTTTGAAACCGCCACCCGCAACACCCTGGATCTGAGCGCCATCCCGGTTTTAAAGGAACTGACCCACCTTCCGGTTATCGTCGACCCCAGCCATGCCACCGGTCATTGGAAATATGTCCTGCCCTTATCCAGGGCGGCCGTGGCCGTGGGTGCCGATGGGCTGCTGATAGAGGTCCACCCCCAGCCGGAAAAGGCTTTATGCGACGGCTCCCAGTCTCTGAAACCGGAAAAATTTTATCAACTCATGGATGAATTAAGGATGCTGCAGGGGTTCATGAAGAGAACGACCGGGGTTTTACAATGAATCGTATCAAAGTTAAATTAGATGCCAAGACTTCTTCCTCTTATGAAATCTTTATCGGCCAGGATATCATCGATCGTATCGGGGTTATCTTAACCAAAGGGCATTGGACCAATC
The sequence above is a segment of the Deltaproteobacteria bacterium genome. Coding sequences within it:
- a CDS encoding acyl-CoA dehydrogenase translates to MDQFVSLRNLKFMLYEVFRIEDLIQYPYFQEHSQEIFDLTLETALKMGQDMLRPALREMDQTPPAFINGEVKVHPTVRTFMKESGEGGWIASLFTFDQGGQQIPQLISTAGQFIFSAANYSASVYPHLTAGAANLILSFGSEELKELYVPRMLSGEWQGTMALTEPQAGSSLSDIQTMALPTDQGFYRIRGQKIFISAGDHDGVDNVVHLMLAKIKGAPAGVKGISLFVVPKKRVEGQDLVFNDLQVAGVYHKLGYRGAPITQLSMGEMDDCRGYLVGEPHQGLPYMFQMMNEARINVGLGAAGIASAAYYASLEYTRERLQGIKISAKDPATPQIPIIEHADIKRMLLFQRAITEGSLAILLQCSRYVDQMKITEGEERNRYHLLLDLLTPVAKTYPSEMGILSISQGLQCLGGYGYCDEFLLELFYRDARIHPIHEGTTGIQGLDLLGRKVLMKGGKAFSLFVEEVQKTIREAETVPTLNPYARMLGEALESLKKITGYLVSLGQEGKTELFLADATLYLELFGIITIAWQWLLQGLSLQKALSTDLSALERQFYQGKFHTMRFFYHYELPKIQGLLQRLKESDGLTISMDKSLFVD
- the aroF gene encoding 3-deoxy-7-phosphoheptulonate synthase yields the protein MVIVMKKYAQEDEVNRVIQWIESVGYQTHPSRGVEQTIIGVVGDDRGKAQLKSVEHLPGVEKIVPILKPYKLASRESRAGDTLIRIGDFEIGGPEFVVMAGPCSIESDEQLMESAYIVKKGGAQILRGGAYKPRTSPYSFQGLEEEGLKLLKKVRDKMGIPVVTEVMNTTEVELVAETSDILQIGTRNVQNFALLKKVGQTRKPVLLKRGMMTTIEELLMSAEYILSAGNDQVILCERGIRTFETATRNTLDLSAIPVLKELTHLPVIVDPSHATGHWKYVLPLSRAAVAVGADGLLIEVHPQPEKALCDGSQSLKPEKFYQLMDELRMLQGFMKRTTGVLQ